The Myripristis murdjan chromosome 6, fMyrMur1.1, whole genome shotgun sequence sequence TGTGTGATAGTCATACAACCACACACCTACCTGATGAATTTatgaatatactgaaagtattttttatgcattgtttttaatAGTCTAAGCAGCAcatttgcctttgaaagaatatttattgctttcatattgttttcctaaatctcttgatgaaataaacaaaactaaattgtGACCCAAAAACCACAATAAAATTGGCAAATTGGCAAATTCTTCTGTTACAGTAGCAGGTTGTCCAGAGACAATAGGAGACTACACTAAAACACTTATCAGCACTAggagaaatatatatctttagaaaaaacattaaacaccagtaacaaaataaattaaatggatcaatagaaaacataaaaaaaaaaaaaaaacatgcctacCCTTTAAGAGTAACAAAAAAATCgaatatactaaaatatatctttATAATATcaacctttcacctttgaactGTTGCATGGACTACATGtataatgaaatgtaaaatatctATAGAACATGTATATGTAAAACAGATGTATACTCATAAAGTATATTTTTAAGTATATTTTGGCAGACCCTGGTGTACTGGGTGGCAGAGACTGCCAGCCttatggaaaacattttatatataaTAACTCGAGCTCTATACAAGCAGTGACATGAGGCGCAGTGGCGATGGTTATTTTGAATggtcataataataatcccGCCGTCCAGGACAGCATCAGATGGGCTGAAATGGGATTAGATTAGTATCATGATTGGCCGCTGGGAGGCACGCCTACCTCACGAGAGGAGGTTATAAAGTGAGTCACGGCGCGCGCAGCCAGTCGTGGCAGTGCACGCGCTTCCCCCAGCTCAGCGAGTCCAGAGGAGCCGCAGCAAGTTCATGCCACATCCAAGTCTCTCTCCTGACCGAGTTAGTCTCCTTCCAGCTGCGGGAGCCGGTAAAATGTCCCCGCTGAGAGTTGTGTGTTGTACGACAGAGTGTTTCTGAAAGCTCAGTGAGCAAATTCAGCGACATGGCAGCATCTGAACTGTACACCAAGGTAGGCTAATAAAGTTTGGCTGGCCggctctgtcagtcagtcagtcacccCTGGAGATAACGTTACTCTTCTGTACgtctgtgtttaaaaaatgctgtggTTCAGTTGATGTTTCAGCTGCGTTTCTCACTTTCATATTCCTCCCCTGTCTACATCAAGGAAGTCCTGCCTCTGTTCAAACTTAGCCTTTTTCTCAGGGGAGTTGTCAGTGTGGTGTTTTGTTGCcggcagagagtgtgtgtgtgtgtgtgtgtgtgtgtgtgtgtgtgtgtgtgtgtgtgagtgagtgctgTGGTCGGTTGGCTGGCTCTGACCTGGCTCTCCTCTGTCCATCAGTATGCCCGTGTATGGCTGCCAGATGCGGTGGACGTGTGGAAGTCAGCAGAGCTCACCAGAGACTACACTCCAGGGGACCAAGTGCTGTCTCTCCAGCTCGAGGATGGCACGGTGAGGTGGGGGCGGTGGAGGCACCGAATTGgaaactgaagtgtgtgtgatgtgctgtCATACTTcccatacacacattttttttctctgcaagaACATTGGCAATCAAGCCTCataaattctgtgtgtgtgtgtgtgtgtgtgtgtgtgtgtgtgtgtgtgtgtgcttgtgttggcTTATTCAAGGCAGCTGTGAGGAAAAGAGAGTTTGGTAAATGCACAGAGAATTTTCCAGCCAGGGAACAGGAAGGTGTACGCAGATGGAAACTCTTCTCGTGTgagaaactttgaaaacaggCAGCTTAGGTAATTTATTTGCCTCCAGATGGACATTTTAACAGTGTGGCAGCATGCTGGAGAATTTCACCCTCTCAGAGCTGTTGCTACCTGCAGCTGAGCTGTCAAGTTTGGGCATGCACCTCAGCTATGGAAATGAGGTCAAGATATCATCCAGGGCGAACAAGCTGTGTAGTTTTAACCCGAACCATATAACTTAAgacagtatttgtgtgtgtgagtgtgtgtgtgtgtgtgtgtgtgtatgtatatatgttctTCCTCTTGTACCTGTAATTTGTAACGACAGGTTTCCACATCAAAAGTGACCGTTGTCTTCACAGTCAATtaactttctgtctctctttaggATGTGGAGCACAGGATAGACCCCCAAACCAACGGGCTACCCCCTTTAAGAAACCCTAACATCTTGGTGGGGGAAAATGACCTCACCGCTCTCAGCTACCTCCACGAGCCGGCAGTCCTACACAACCTCAAAGTGCGCTTTATCGACTCCAAGTTAATTTACACATACTGTGGTAAAGAGCTCCAGCTCCTTTGACTCACTATCACCGTCACTGTAGACTTTGGAGTCCTGCTCACAGTACTCTCTGACATAATCTACTATATAGTCATCACTGTCACTTGCCTGTTCTTAAAGGAACACATACATTATTAAATATACTAAATAATATACATAAAATGGCTTTGCATGCAGGAGGCATTGTTACATAAGCTAAAcacttttaatattttgttgcagagTAATGGAGATTGTCTTATTGTGCTGTGGTTTCAGGGATCGTCCTTGTTGCCATCAATCCTTATGAGAGCCTACATATCTATGAAGCTGACATCATCAGTGCCTATAGTGGCCAGAATATGGGGGACATGGACCCCCATATATTTGCAGTTGCAGAGGAAGCATACAAACAGATGGCCAGGTTTTGTTAGCTTCAGACACATCTCAGTTTTCAATttgaaagtttatttatttcccttttcaTAGATGATGTTTAGTATTTTTGTTCATACCAtcctatttttctttgtttcagagATGAAAGAAACCAGTCCATCATAGTGAGTGGGGAGTCCGGGGCTGGCAAAACAGTCTCTGCAAAGTACACCATGCGCTACTTTGCTACTGTTAGCGGCTCCTCTGGTGAGGCCAGTATTGAAGAGAGGGTACTGGCCTCCAGCCCCATCATGGAGGTACGAGTTCACACATCAGGCAAATCAGACAGGTTTATAAAATGACAGAGATTACCAAGAGACGTCTGTGTTTCATCCAGGCCCTAGGAAATGCCAAGACAACAAGGAATGACAACAGCAGCCGTTTTGGGAAGTACATCGAGATCGGTTTTGACAAGAAACAACGTATAACTGGGGCGAACATGAGAACTTACCTACTGGAAAAATCCAGAGTGGTGTTTCAGGTGACTGCTGCCTATATTTACTTAACGTGCATGTCCTGCAAAGATGGATGACTAACTATAATGACAGAACGAGGCCCTCTCTGTAAGTTTCTACTGGCTATTCGCTCATTTAGAAAGTCTTTGAAACCAGTGTCTGTCTTAGAGCGTCTCAGTATATTAATAgcaatcacatacacacacacacacacacacacacacacaatttagcCACCTGGTCCTATGCTCAGAGAGGTAGTGTGCTAGTTTGTACTATAAATCAACTTTCAGACACTTGTCCCCACTAGGTGTAGCATTtggtctgctgtgtgtgtgtctgtctgtgctgatTCAAAACCATTGCAAAAAATTTTTTGCTTTGGCTACTTCTGCATTCTCCCTTCATTCATTGTCTAGCTTGCTCGACCACCAGTGccgtctctttctttctctcttcaagGGTCCCTAAACTACTCCCTCACTTCATTCTCTGTCTagcttatttcttttttttttatactattCTGGCAGTGTTCACTCTATTTGTGGGTGAAAAAATCCTAGACGTGGATTGTGTTTTTTGAGCAAGTCTACACACTGCTGACAAGAAAGttaacagaacagagcagacacagtAATGTCATTACACCAACCCCGATTGGCTGATGATTGTGATGTCTGCGTCAAATAGATCCTCCCACCTTAAACAGCTTGCACTATGATGGCGGCCCCATTCCTCTCGCTTTCATATACCATATACAGGCTGGCTGGAGCACTTGGTCAGTGAGCACTAGTAGCCTTTTGCCCCCAGAGATGCACATGCCGACCCCAGGGACAAGGAAGGGGTTTCAATGGAGACTAAGCTGTGTACACATGCTAGCTGGGGTTTGCAGCTAGACCTAGCCATATCACAGCCCCAGATTGAAGACTTACTGGAACTGGACTATGGAGACAATGATGATGCCTCCATTCTCTTCATGTCAGAGGAAGAGCTCTTCATCCCTTTGCCTCAGGCTGCAAAGTTTGCTCCTCAGCTCACCTCCAGGGACGAGGATGATGTGGGCAAACACGCTGCGGCCAGGTGGAGCATTCCCTGGCCTGCTGTCACCCCCCAAATCCTGCTATGAGGGAAAGAAATTGCTGCAGGCCAAGAGAGCAGCGAAGTACCTGCTCCCAGTATTCCCGGggctgctggaggagatggCTTTCTCATGGAAATGCCACCCATTCAGCAGCAGGACCCTGGAGTGTGTGGACATGGAGAAGCTGGGGATCTGCATGCCCTCCATGGAGATGCTGGTCGCAGCTCCCCACCTTCTGTGAGCTCCTGTGGCCTCCTCAAGGAGTCCCACACTGTCATTGAACCCTGACCGTTTACAGTCTGGTTACAGTCAGAGCATCGAATGAGTCTTCATGCTCTCAGCGCACCAGGTGGAGCTGTGTGAAGACTTGTTGACCAAGCCTGACCCTGCTGTATGAGAAGGAATAAAGGTGATTATAGACTGGTGTCTCCACATGCAGTGCTGTGCAGTCCAGACCACTGAAGTCCGCTGGTGTGATGACTCTGCAGGAAAGAGCCAGATGGCTCAACGTCAGCaacctgtcagagagagagagagtgaggagatgAGACATGCTGATTGTGCCATGTTCAGCACCGTACTGGCCTCCATCAGAGAGTTATGTGAGGTTAAGACAGAGGATGAAACACTCCAACTTTGCCTCCCTCACAGAGCTGAGCTTCCTCCCCTGCAGGGCATGCAACAGTCCTTTGCCCGGGCTGTGGCTTGACCTATGCCCCTGAAAATCCCAGAGAGGCCAAAACCTTATCGTGCTCCCACTGGTGTGAGGGGCCTGCTGGTTTCCCAGTTCCCAGTGGAGATGTGCCTGTCAGAGTGGCTTCATCATGCTCTGACCCAGAGGGAAGACAACTTTTGTGGAGCAGGCAGCCCTGTCCTCCGTTATAAGTTACACAAGCACATGTAATCAGTTTGaattcattaaaacaaataaaactgtcGCATCCAGACCCAAGGTCCAGGGCGCAGTTAAAACAGtttagcaacaaaataaaaagccttTCCACCACAGGGGAGAGCTTTGGTGAAGGGGGGTTTTGTTTCAGGACATCTTTGCAGCGGCAAGCTGCTCCTCGCCCCTCACTTTTGTCTGATTTAGGAGATTAGATGTCTCTGTTCCCAGTGTGGCCAAGGTTCCTCACTGAGGCAGGGGGCGAGTGCCTGAGGGCTGATGGTTTCTCGAGATAGGCATGTCTGGGAATAAGGGGGTGTCCTTATCCCAGAGTGAGACATTGAAAGGAATACTATGAAGAAGAACTTGAGGTTACTTATCGTAACCCCAGTTCCTACACATGAGTGTGATGTCTCATCAGACAGCCCTTGCTGGGTGAAACAGGAGGAGGCGTTTACTTTAGAATGTGTTCTGCATCATAGCACAAGTTATTCAAGGTGGGAGGATCTATCTGGTGTAGGCATCACTGTAATCCGCCAGTTGTTATTGGTGTAATGAGAGAGATGCTTCTGAGGAATGCACAGGGAGGGCGCATCCCATAGTGAGAAGTCTCTCATGTAATTCTAAGAACCGGGATAATGTATGCATGTACTGTCTTagatgtgtgcatatgtgtgtgagagagacctttagtggtatttttttttttcaatttgctatttgtgctctttttgaaacataCTTTCTGTCAAAAGCCATATAACTTCTGACAAAGAGCCAGAAATGGCTCGCGAGCCATACATTGCTGACCACTGGTATGGTGTATGtaatgaagtaaaacagatacagtgagaacaagaaaaagctaagctcttttactgtatattttctatactgtatTATACCAGGTTTTGCTCAGCACAGAGTAACTTGAGTCTTTAAAAGAGGAGATGTGCttggcagagatctgcactctactgaacACTCTTCTAGTTAAGCTTAAATTTGACAGCCAttcattttagtttgtgtttaagCTATATGCTTTGCATTTAATCAATTATACAATTGTAAGTGTTACCAGTCAAGTTATTGTGAATGTTCTTTCAGTATGGATATTGACTTGTATAATTTTCACATCCGTCTGCACTGCTTTTAGGCCTATGGAGAAAGAAATTACCATATATTCTACCAGTTGTGTGCCTCTTCACATTTACAAGAGTTCAAAACCTTCAAATTAGGTAAGTGACCCtctaaaattttatttttcccttcaGCGCAAATTTGGAAGTAAGGCTGCATTATTTTACAATGAATTAGTGTTTTACACAGCATCTCCTTTTCAACACCATTGATGTATTTCacaatgttgtttgttttaaaatgtcttcaCAGCAGTTATAATAGGTAGTTTATATTCAAAGAATATTTTGTATGATTAATATCTGAAGGTTGCGCCGATGACTTCCACTATACTAACCAGGGTCAGAACCCAGTCATAGATGGAGTGGAAGATGCCAAAGAGATGTGTCATACCAGGAAGGCCTTCACATTATTAGGTGAACCTTGTGAATTGCACTGCATTGAGAACTGCATTTATGTGCTGAATATATATTAATGTACATCTTCTGTGTTCTGCTTTGCCTGATATGATCAATGTAGATGAGATACCTCCATTCAGACAAGTTGAATTGGTTTAGGGTCTCAGGTtatatattgttttcttttcatttcaggaaTTGGTGAAAGTGATCAAATGGCCCTTTTCCAAATTCTGGCAGCTATTCTCCATCTGAGCAATGTGGAGGTGAAAGATCATTCGGCAGACAGAAGCAGCATCTTGGTAAGTGCAGATTATCATTGGAGATATTCTGAGGGGCgaaaatattttgtgtagtATGTTTGGATGATTTTAAATCAATTTGATTTTGGGTGAGTTATTTGTAGACTTAGTCTTTAATCTATTGTAATCAGTGACATATTTCCAGCCAGACAACAGCCACCTGATGGTCTTCTGTGAGTTGATGGAGGTGTCCTATGATGACATGGCTCACTGGTTGTGCCACAAGAAGCTCAAGACGACCACAGAAACTTATGTTAAGTCTGTCTCCAAAATGAACGCTATCAATGGGAGAGATGCCCTTTCCAAGCACATCTATGACCGAGTCTTCAGGTGGACTGTTGATCGCATTAACAAGGCCTTGAAATCTGCCATCAAGCAGCACTCCTTCATTGGTGTCCTCGACATTTATGGGTGTGTGGTTTCTtgcagttttcttgttttttttttgtttttttttggtgtgttgtttttctatttatatTCTATAACTGGTTGTATTTGTTgctttcattgtatttttttcctcaggtttGAAACATTTGATATCAACAGTTTTGAGCAGTTTTGCATCAATTATGCCAATGAGAAGCTCCAGCAACAGTTCAACCTGGTGCGTGCCTTTCTCGCCATTGAAGTAATTTACTAGTCAAAACTTACTGTGACTCCTTTtcaatttttatgtttttcaattttatatttactgctcCTTCCAGCATGTGTTCAAACTGGAACAAGAGGAGTACATGAAAGAGGAGATCTCATGGACTCTGATCGACTTCTATGACAACCAGCCATGCATCAACCTGATTGAGGCTAAGTTGGGTGTCCTGGACCTTCTGGATGAGGAGTGCAAAGTAAAACATTGCGAGTTTACTTTTTTCCAACTCTGTTCAACTGCATTGTGATGGAGGAATATCCAAACTGTTTTAGGAGGATATGAGTAAGGAAATGACTCATTCTTCTCCTTTCCACAGATGCCCAAAGGCTCTGATGACACATGGGCACAAAAGCTGTACAACACCCTCCTGAAGCAAAAGGCTCACTTTGATAAACCCCGATTATCAAATAGAGCTTTCATCATCCACCACTTTGCAGACAAGGTACTTAAAGTACAGATAACACATAGCTGCTTGAGCCATGTCTCCTAGAGTAAGAAACAGCACCCAGAGGGTTAAGTGTGGTGAAATGGTAATCACTCAGTCAGCATGCAGTCTGTTTGCATAAGCGTTGCATGTCCTCACCACTAATGTGTGATTATTCCAGCAGTTAGAGCGGCACTGATGAGTCTTGTTCCAGAATGATGAATTTGACTTTTGCACTGAAAGTGAGCAAAGACTGTGTGACCCTTTGTCCTCAGGTGGAGTACCAGTGTGAGGGCTTCCTGGAGAAGAACAAGGACACAGTCAATGAGGAGCAGataaatgtgctgaaaatgagcaaggTGTACTAATAGTTTCCAAGAATTTACTCTCAGTTTCAGCCCTCCCTGTTTAGACAGTCTTTGAGCAACACACTATGAAATGTATTCAGTTaaattcagtctcatcttcattTTAGCCTAAAGCAGATGAATGTTCAATTTGTGATGAGTGTTACAACTCTCTAGGCACACACCCTAAAATTGTGGAAACATTGCTGTTGTAAGAGGAAATATGCCCTCCCAGcgatttttgtttgaaaatgctgccacctgctgttcAAGGACAACTCATTATTCCCTTATTGATTGTCTCTTGTTAGTTTGATTtgctgctgaagctgtttgAGGATGATGAGAAGGCCACAACCTTGAGTAGCAGCCGCTCCGTTGTGTCAAGGCCTGGTCAGTCTCAGAGGGACAATAAAAAGACTGTTGGACTGCAGGTAAGAGTACAGAGAGGATGCCCTTGGGGGTCTGATGTAACTTCTCTTATAGTTGAAGTTCTTACAGTCATGCAAAATCTGGGAATTTACAGTTCATATTAAAGATATGAAAAACATGCTGGTAAATATTGGTCTTTGGATTTTCAACTTGTAATGGTGCAGAAATGGAATATGGTATGGGAtatgataaaaatatatactaATCGTGCATTTCTATACTGCATTCACTTGTAACCTttgattcatcatcatcactcagTTTCGACAATCTCTACATTTGCTGATGGACACGCTGAATGCTACGACTCCTCACTACGTACGCTGCATCAAGCCAAACGACCATAAATCTCCGTTCACGTGAGCAGAATGATTTCACTACTTTTGTCTGATATGGTTAACtgcaaaaaacagaagaattgTTGGTATATTGCCTCAAAAAAGTTCATTAATAATAGCCGTTTGTATGGTATCTTTTACAAAAGCATGGACCCTGTGAGGGCAGTACAGCAGCTACGAGCCTGTGGCATCCTTGAAACGATCCGGATCTCCGCCGCGGGCTTCCCATCTAGGTAGCAGAACAACAGCATCTGGTCCAGGACACAATCGCCTGATTGATTGTCCCTAAACCATATCATCAATTTATGCACAGAGTCATGTTGCAATAACCagacctacaaaaaaaaaatttttttactTGTCTTATTTTTATGGCAGATGGACATATCAGGAGTTTTTTAGTCGTTACCGGGTCCTAATGAAGCAAAAAGATTTGCTTCCTGATAGAAAAAAGACCTGCAAAAATGTCTTGGAAAAGCTGATCAAGGTAAGACTAATTGCATGGCGTTAATGTTAATCATACATTAATTGTCGCTCTCACAGAGTAAACAAAATGTATAATAATTTgcgatattttggtttgttctTAGGATCAGGACAAGTACcagtttggaaaaaacaaaatcttctTCAGGGCTGGTCAGGTGGCTTTTCTGGAAAAGCTGCGCTCTGACAAGCTGCGTATGGCTTGTGTCCGCATCCAGAAGACTATTCGCTGCTGGCTCGCACGCAAGAAGTACCTGAGGATGAGAGAATCTGCCATCACCATACAGAGATATGTGCGGGGTCACCAGGCCCGCTGGTGAGTGGAGCAGCaacataacagtaaaataaagatCAGTAAGTACTTGATATGCGTCTTATATGTGTCTCCTTCTTGCCAGCCATGTTAAGTTTCTGCGCTGCACCAAGGCAGCTGTGGTCATCCAGCGGAACGTCCGAATGTGGGCAGCCAGGAGGCGCTACCAGCAGCAGCGGTCTGCAGCCATCACCATCCAGTGCCTCTTCCGGGCCTACATGGCCCGACAGCACTACTATAAGGTAAGGTGAAGGCATGGACACTCTTACATTATTTGTAAGGTATCCTACACTGAAACATCTTTGCagtcaaatttgattttatcaAGGGGCACTTTGTCGCCGTAGGACATTAGAAGGCTACGTTCACACAGCAGTTGAAAGTGaccaaatttagattttttttttcagacctgATCTTATTACCTTGgctgttcacattcatttttgtgtgtgactcATTTCTGACATGAGTGTGAACAGATCTGTGTCAAGACCCCGCATTTACAACAAACACGCCATTGAAcaactgaaaatgtcatttgcaCAACAATCCGTCTTCACAATTAATAAAACAATGGTGCAGACATGCATTTCACAAATCATAAATCCATCTGTTGTTCCGGATGAGGACAAGAAAGCAAAAAAGGGCTTTGATTGAAGCATCTTCCTATATATCTCTTAAATTTGTAACCCCTATACTGTGTTGCTGCAatcctccatgttttgttttgtccagaCATGCTGACATTTTGTGAATATTGACGTTCTGACAGTGATAACAGTGCTCAGTTGAGAATGAAAACCCCTGCTGATGTTACGGCTGAGTGTTCACCCAACCGTAacatcagcaggaatcagatTTAGGACCACATATGAAAGTGGCCCAAACCAGAAGAAAATGTCTcattcagtgtgattttttgctgttcacactgacataaaaaatctgatctcgatctcatttgaggaaaaaaaaaatcacattttgaccACTTTCTAGTTTCTCGTGGCTGTCTGAACATAGCCAAGTTGTGGTAGAGACAGCGTGATTCAAACTGTACAATAGATAACATTGTTTTGTAATCTGTGGAGCCAGTAAAGTTGTTTTTCCCACAAACTTGTTTGCTGTGTAAAGGAATCTTACTATCAGTCATATGCataatgatgatgtcactgattcaGGGAATGCACTGTTAACTTCCTGAGCTCATTTACTTGTATAAATTGAAGGCGCTTTGGGatttatatgtaaaatatatgcAAGAGTGAGGTGCATGATGTTATTGCATGTTTATAAAATATGTAAGCACTTGGTTTAGAAATTATCCTACAATCAGTTTGAAGAATGAATGACAGTGCATTTTTGTAAATCAGGCTTCTGGGCTGTCACTTCCTTTTAACACAATTGGATATCTTCTTGTCTTATTTTATCAGTTATTTGTGACTTCTCATGATGTCTttgttgtctgtctgctcacagaTGGTGTATGAGCACAAAGCCGTGGTCATCCAGAGGTGGGTGAGAGGCTGGCTGGCCAGACGGCGTTGTAGACACTACCTGGCAGCCATCGTCCTGTTGCAGAGCTGTGTACGGCGCATGAGGGCCAAGAGGGAATTAAAGAAGTTAAAAGTGGAGGCGCGCTCAGTGGAGCACTTCAAGAAGCTCAACATTGGTATGGAGAAGAAGATCATGCAGTTGCAGGAAAAGATCAACGAGCAGGTGGGGACTTTGTGAATCACTAGTTTGGATATCTAGTTTTGTTACTGTGGTGTAATTGTTCACCCAGTTATCTACCATAACAAAGATGAAGTGGTTCCCTTGAGAGATGTGAGGTTACTGTGAGTTGTTGGATCACATGcacaccatgtgtgtgtatttctcccCCTGCAGCATAAGGAAAACAGAGAGCTCAGTGAGAGGCTGAGTGTGGTGGAGAAGACCCAGGCTGCGGAGAGAGGGAAACTGGGCAAAGAGATGGAAATCCTGCGTGGGTCAGAGCGAGAAGCCAGGGCCAAGGCAGAGAGGGTCCCCTCcctgctggagcagctctctTTCCTTCACCAGGAGCTTCAGAGcacctgcagagagaaagaggacttGGAGGAGCAGGCGAGGGCCTACAGGGAGCAGACACAGCAGGTAGGCCTGCTACACATTCATTACAATTTACCAAGCACTGTATTGTATTTTGTGAATAGTATCCTGTCTTTGATTTGCTGTAATGGGGACCAGCAGAGTAAGAAAATTTGATTCAGaagctttttttccatttgatctGATTTGTAGGGGCATTTAGGTCCCTCTCAAGggattttttaaatcaatttataCCTTGCATATTGGTAAATAATTGGTACCACTTGCTATTTTAACACTTCCTTACCACTAGACAGTCAAGGCAGGCTTTACAGAAGGTGATGGTATAAATTTCCCCACTATTCCCCATGATACGATtcatgatacttgggtgcccatttgatatgtattgcgattctCTAAGTATTGTAATTTGATTATATGCTATTGTGTGATTTTGGATTCTTTTTCTTAAACTAGACTATGGAAAACAGCTGGATTGTACTTCCAAAGAAAATTATTATGAGTTTGCCAGTCAAATTTACTTTGAGTTTTTAACATTAATTACAGGCTTATAGCTGGGTTATTGATATTCTGCTGTAAATTAATCATTCCTGTAGCAGCAGCATGTCCAGTAGAAACTGACTGTTACCAGGGAGATAAAGCTTTTCACTGCACTCATGTTGACTGTCTGAGTGTTGGTCTAGTAAATGTCTACTTACTGTTTTCAGACATGTTACCAAAATTGGAGACAATTGTAGattttaagtttcacttttgtttttgtagctGAGTACATCACTCTTTGACAGAATGGCCCacacaggcatgtgtgtgtagcagcAAAGTAATGAGGGCTGGCAGCCTGGTGCACACCGGAGGAAAGACACTAAAACAATCTTAACATTAAGAATGATGatagtatttttttctccttcattaAAGTGAAACTATGGCAGTTGAAATTAAACTGCAGCAGCCATTTACAGTTAAATACTTTAATGGGAAAACCTGAAACTGCAGGTACTTCTGGACATATCCTTTGGAAAGGATTGGCCTTTTGGCGGGTCACTGTCAATGTTCCGGCAGGCCTGATGTGGCCTGTGGCCTGGACTTTGAGTATCCATGGCCTAAGGGTTTCCTCTGCTGTATGGTGCCtatattttctgctgcttcaggCTTCAT is a genomic window containing:
- the LOC115360705 gene encoding unconventional myosin-Va-like; amino-acid sequence: MAASELYTKYARVWLPDAVDVWKSAELTRDYTPGDQVLSLQLEDGTDVEHRIDPQTNGLPPLRNPNILVGENDLTALSYLHEPAVLHNLKVRFIDSKLIYTYCGIVLVAINPYESLHIYEADIISAYSGQNMGDMDPHIFAVAEEAYKQMARDERNQSIIVSGESGAGKTVSAKYTMRYFATVSGSSGEASIEERVLASSPIMEALGNAKTTRNDNSSRFGKYIEIGFDKKQRITGANMRTYLLEKSRVVFQAYGERNYHIFYQLCASSHLQEFKTFKLGCADDFHYTNQGQNPVIDGVEDAKEMCHTRKAFTLLGIGESDQMALFQILAAILHLSNVEVKDHSADRSSILPDNSHLMVFCELMEVSYDDMAHWLCHKKLKTTTETYVKSVSKMNAINGRDALSKHIYDRVFRWTVDRINKALKSAIKQHSFIGVLDIYGFETFDINSFEQFCINYANEKLQQQFNLHVFKLEQEEYMKEEISWTLIDFYDNQPCINLIEAKLGVLDLLDEECKMPKGSDDTWAQKLYNTLLKQKAHFDKPRLSNRAFIIHHFADKVEYQCEGFLEKNKDTVNEEQINVLKMSKFDLLLKLFEDDEKATTLSSSRSVVSRPGQSQRDNKKTVGLQFRQSLHLLMDTLNATTPHYVRCIKPNDHKSPFTMDPVRAVQQLRACGILETIRISAAGFPSRWTYQEFFSRYRVLMKQKDLLPDRKKTCKNVLEKLIKDQDKYQFGKNKIFFRAGQVAFLEKLRSDKLRMACVRIQKTIRCWLARKKYLRMRESAITIQRYVRGHQARCHVKFLRCTKAAVVIQRNVRMWAARRRYQQQRSAAITIQCLFRAYMARQHYYKMVYEHKAVVIQRWVRGWLARRRCRHYLAAIVLLQSCVRRMRAKRELKKLKVEARSVEHFKKLNIGMEKKIMQLQEKINEQHKENRELSERLSVVEKTQAAERGKLGKEMEILRGSEREARAKAERVPSLLEQLSFLHQELQSTCREKEDLEEQARAYREQTQQVVADLNAKNNMLNSEKDDLNRQIKEQAQQITDTKVNVENTKQLEKDLTEERARYQKLLSEYLQLEERHGDLKGEMNDNTDSSKPAHKRTDSNYSSSNVSEYTQSSDYCEGDDNSLQREDVTQPTVDMPVLLKLQRRVKELEQEKQALHLQLDKKEEAQQEKAKEVDEQRSTVRAELDLEVLKRQELESENKRLKQDLSELRNSLTSESGDLAPPRPGSEPYNVLLEQLNSSNEELEMRKEEVLLLRSHMVRQEALKHKDSALGEGLKLDLSEMPSFQETDRSSDIHTLNEDGELWLAYEGLKETNRLLERQLQRQEQVHREECEELRDVVRRLRHEQKQQQQLLAQSLLLPEDARIDASLQHEITRLTNENLDFMEQLDKEGKTIRKLKKQLKLYVKRVEELEGSAQQQGRASWAATPVSPVNITRKEKDFQGMLEYKPGDEGRMVKNLILDLKPRGVAVGIVPGLPAYIIFMCLRYADYIDDEQRVSSLLNSTISGIKGIIKRRGRDFEITSFWLANTCRFLHCLKQYSGDEFFIKHNSPKQNEHCLSNFELSEYQQLFGDLAIHIYCQLIKCIEEILQPLIVASMLENETVQGVLGSKPTGMRKRSSSFPDGEAVTVETLIHQLELLHTTMNQHGMDPQLIKHVVRQLFYIICAVTLNHLLLRKDMCSWSKGLQIRYNLWQLEEWLVEKELTDCGAKETLEPLVQAAQLLQIKKKTVTDAQAICTMCSALTATQIVKVLTLYTPVVEFEERVSATFIRTIEDLLKDRVESPMLTMDVKKIFSINLPFTPSPVALETIQIPASLNLGFLTRV